The following DNA comes from Balneolaceae bacterium.
TTGATTCAAAATTGACATATCCCAAGATCATTTTCTATATGGATATTAAATCCATTTCTTTCCATTTCAATTTCCGGTTTTTCCTTCAGTTCAGTTATAGCCTTTGAAACCACTGTCTCTTGTAAAAAACTTCTTATTGATTTATATAATTCTGATATACCCGTGATATTCAGTTTAGCAATAGACGATTTTTCTTCGGAGTTTGATGGATAGCTTTTTTTATTTTAGCTGATTCATCTTCATATTTTATGAGATGAGTATAGTCCTCACTTCTTTTAACTGAAGGTGCTCTTTAATCGTGAGTTTATGTTAGATTTGTCATAATTGGCATACTTATCGGATAGTCCCTCAGTAGTTAAAGTGTCTTTTATGATTTTCGCATTATCTTTTTTCATTTCGATATATCTTTTTATATCGTCTCTTTCTTTTTATTTACATCATGCTCCTCATTTAATGATTTACGGTTTTCTTTAAGCCTATCTGCTTCTTTCTTTTTGCTGGCATCATCTTTTCCCAAAAATGCAATAGATCAGCCTGAATTTTCTCCCATTTAATATGCTGATCAATAAATCTTCATTGAAAACTCTTATCAAAGGGGCAGAATCAGTATTGTCCTTATTTATTACTATTTCATTGCCATTGTCATCAGAAAGAGATCAATTCAAACTCACTATCTCTGAATCTTTGAGGCATCTCTCCTTCAGGCTCTAATTCCTGTATTAATTCTGTCAAAGTGCTTTTTCCCGAGCCATTCCATAGGTAAATAACATTATAACTTTTGAAATCTTGGAAAGACTAGGATTTGGCCACTTAAAATCCTGGAGAATTTAAACCTCTTTTCAGCTTCTAATTCTTTTTTAAAATCATAACATTGCTATCTTTGAACTTCTATTTCCCCAGAGATCAGTTTAGGCAAAAGTAAATCTCTGGTCTTTTTTAGCTTCTCATTCCTTTCTCTCAGGTTATGAGCTAAATCAGATAGTTTTCCTGTTCTTTCCTGGAATTCTGCAGTTGTTTTCCTTGGGCAATGCAACTTTCATTTTTCGAAAATCTTTTGGTTTAACACGTTGGTGACTTGTCAAGGTGCCACCGGTCAAACTCCTGAATCTTCCATAGAATTTTTTGGAACTCAATAGACCATAAACAAAAGTTCATTTCAAAATACCGCCAACTCCATTCAAGATCAAAAACTCAGTTGAAGTCAAGCAGCGTCGATCAGTCTTTGGCTTGGCATACCGTATTCGAGGAATTCGTGAATTAACTTGGAAATAATAACAGCATCGTTTGTCTTCAAATTATTTTCCTTGTACTAATACTCTCACCCTTAATAACTTCCGGTCGTTGCCCCTCATCATATGCAGAAAAACTGTAGTAATAAAACCCTTCATCAGGGTAATCAATAGGTTTTAACCCTTCATTGCTTTTGTTTACGATATCTTTTATCTGTTTTACCTGCCACCCTCAGGAACCTCACCAAAATCCATCCCCGATCCACCAACTCATCCTCATCATAACCGGGATAACGATAATGCACAACCACTCGCGGTAGATGAGCCGGGCCATCTCCTCCAGGATGGCAATGCGCCGGGTGTTGTTTCAATCAGGTCATCAAAGGCAGAGAGATGGAGGCGATTTTTTGCTGAGATGTTCAAGTGGAGGTATTTAATGTCTCGATAGCACGTTCATTTCTGCACGCTGTTTGCCTTGGAAGCCCCTGGCAACACTGTTTTGCGTATCTCGTATAAGTTGACTTATATCCAGGTAGTAATACATGTAATTTATATCCAAACTTCTTCTTTAGCTCAAAAACAAAAACATTAATAATGCCAAAACGATTTAATTCCATCTGATTAGATGTGCAGTTTCCGCATCTTCTACGCGCAGTCCTGGTCTAAAAGCGTATCCCGTCTTTAAATCGTGCTCTGCTATCTCTGTCACATCTACAAGTTTCAAGAGTATTTGAACATAAACCCGTGGATGGATTTACCATTCAGCCATGCCCAAATAGTGATGAACTTCTTACCTTATTTCTGCAAAACCTAGGTCCACTTTATAACTGTACGAATCTTTGAAAAGCATTATGTCTTTATTTAATATAGCTCTGAATATTTTCAGAAATCTCATTTTCCAGTGTCGAAGCCTCTACATTCAACAATTCCAGCTCCTCATACAGCTCCTCCAGTCGCACTTTAAAATCCACATCATCCTCTTCCCGCTCGGCCACGCCCACATAGCGTCCGGGGTTCAGGCTCCAGCCCTGTTCTTCAATCTCTTCAATGGTAGCCACTTTGCAGAGGCCGGGAATGTCTTTGTACTCTCCATTCGGAAAGAGCTCGTTCATGTTTTCCGGCTGGGTAATCGTATTGCCGTCGGCGTTGTACTCTACATTCCGGTTCAGCAGCCATTGGCAGGGTGTCCTCCATCGCCTCACCCCGGTACCGGCGCACGAATCGCCGGCCAGGAAGTCGATCTGCTCGGCGGGTAAAGTCGCGGTGGGCGCGGTCAATCTGCCGGTAGATGTTCCGGGCATCGACAAACAGCACCTTGTTCTCGCGGTCGGTGCCTCTCTTGCCCTTATCAAAGAACCAGAGCGTACAGGGCAGCGTCACCGTATAGAAGAAGTTGGAGCCGATGGAAATAATCACATCCACCACGCCCTCCTCAATCAGTTTCCGGCGGATCTCCATCTCGCTGTGGCGGGCATCGGCAGCAGAGTTGGCCATTACAAACCCGGCGCGGCCGTTTTCAGGGTTCAGCGCACTGTAAAATTCCTGTATCCAGAGGTAGTTGGCGTTGTCCGTACTCGGTATGCCCAGCGGGTAGCGGGGATCGCCTTCAATCGCTTCCTTATCCACTCCGCTCACGTTAAACGGCGGATTGGCCATCACATAATCGAACTTGCGCCACCACATCGTGAATGTTCTCATAGTAGCTGTTCCCTGACCGGATATCTCCTTCCAATCCATGCACCGCCAGGTTCATCTTGCAGAGGCGAACCGTGTTTTCCACCTTCTCCTGTCCGTAGATGGAGAGCACATCGCCGCTATTCTGCCGGTGGCGCTCCCGGAAACTTGGCACTCTGCACAAACATACCGCCCGATCCGCAAGCTGTATCCAAAATTTTACCACTAAAGGGTTCGATGATCTCAACAATCAACTGTACCAGGGTAGTCGGCGTAAAAAACTCTCCGCCCTTTCTGCCCCTCACTCATGGCAAACTTGCCGAGAAAGTATTCATAGATCTGTCCGAACACATCCCCGCTTACTCCATCACCAATGTTGGAGAAACTTTTCAGGAGGTCTTTCAGAATCTGATCCCCAAATTTCTTGTACTGCCTGGGGCAGCACATCCTTTAGCTCGGGATTTTCCTTTTCAATCGCCTCCATCGCCTCATTGATCTTCTGGCCGATATCCTCCTTCTCCGGAAGCTCCAGCAGGTAGTCGTACCGGGCATGCTTCCGGCAGGTAAATGGCACCTTTGGCCTTATAACTGGTCCGGCCCGATAGTTACCCGGCTGCTGCTTTTCTCTTGCAGCTCCTCATGCACCGGCTGAAACCGGTGCCAGGCGTAGCGAAGAAAAATAAGCCCGAGTACCGGTGTGGAATATTCGTAGGAACTGAGGGCGGAGTTGGCGCGAAGGTTGTCGGCCGCTTCCCAAAGGCGGTTTTCAAGGTCTTTGAGGGTGTCTGATGTCATAGATGAATGGTGTTGTGATCCCGATTACTACTCAGTGAATTTTTTCTCAACAGTGGATAGTAAAGAAAATGAGATAGGAATGGAAATGGAAAGCAGTATAGTGTATAATTCACGCATACTTACACAAATCCATTTTAAAAATGTCGTCTGACACAGAACCAACTATACTCCATATACATAACCGACTATCAAACAATACTACTTAACCTTTTTTTATCTCTCGACCAGTGCTGATTTAAATTAATCGTCCTTATTTCAACTGGATGCTGATTGTACTGATATTCCAAGTCATACTCTTCTGAAATAGTAGGATATAATAAGATTCCTTTCGTTCTAAAATTACGTTCAGTTCCATCCTGTTGATGCATTAGGTAGCTAAATAATTGATAGAGATTTCCAGATTTGATTTTATCTGTATCATAGTTCCTTTGCATGGTATCCTTATAGTACTTCGTATCAATAATGATCTTTTCATGCGGTTTACGCAGAGTAATATCTGTTTCCATTCTTGGTAGATACTCAAGGTTTTTATCATCATCGACGTCAAAATTCCAATAGATATATTCTCCTCTGACATCCCATTCTGAATATTCTCTCTTGTAATAGTTCAGGACAAACTTCTCGAATAGAATAGCCATTTTATCCTCATCTCTTGTCACATCAGAAAAAGCCCATGTTCCCTCATCTTCATTCGGTAGTTGATTTTCGTAAATTAGCTGACAAACGTTTAGTAAAAACTCATAAAACCGATTATTCCTGTGTATTTTTATCTTGTCAAAAACAACCGGATTTAAATCGATGATCTGAATTCGAGGAAATCTTCGGAGAATCCTTCGAATATCATGCTTTAAATCATCATCTAATCTCACCGCATATAACAGTTGAAATAAGGTAGTTATGAGGATCTGATTATGAAGAATATCCGCAGAATATTCGTCATAGTTACAGACTGCATGCAACCGTTGAAAAGAGTTCTGTTTAACAGATTTACTAACTTCTAATTTCCCCTTAACACCAACACTTTCTTGTGTATGAGAAACATAGTCGTGTTCCAAACCACGTTTTAGAAGAATCCTCGAACCATTAATCAATACTTGGGATAATAATTCAAGCAGATCATGTCTACCATCGGTTGACACATTTACCCGATCCTTTTCTTCAAGTTTGTCCCAGGCATAGCATAGCAGAAAATAGATGTTCTCAACGGGAATCTGCATCAGATTAAAGGCTTAGAATTTCATACATCTTTCTTACCTGATCAGAATTATCGAACCAGATCTCTTCGAGCAGTGGTTTGATCTCATATTCAATAGTTTCCTGGTACCAATCTCCATCATTTTGATTATTCTTGAATGTGCAGAAATAACTATGACCAATCCGAAATCCTTCATTCAAATCTTTTTTAATAACCTCATTAACCTTTCTGACTGATGTATGAATATGATCTCTCAGAGATTTTGAAACCCCTTGTGTTTCAAGAAAGGCAGAAAAATTATCATCAAATATTGGTTCTAAGCTTATAAAAGCAAAGCGCCGGCGCAGAGCATAGTCAATGATCGATAGTGAGCGATCAGCGGTGTTCATGGTACCTATAATGTGGAGATTCTCTGGAACAAAGAAAGTATCTTCTTCATCCTCGGCATAGGTAAGCTTGGCTGCGTAACTGCTATTTCGTTTATCAGCTTCAATGAGCATTAGCAGTTCACCAAAAATCTTACTTAAATTTCCACGATTAATCTCATCTATAATGAGAAAAAAATCTCGTTCTTTATGTGTATGGGCTTTTTGGCAAAAATCATAAAAAATCCCATTTCTTAAATTTGTCGCTCCATTTTCAGTAATCCGAAGGCCTTGAATGAAATCCTCATAACTGTAAGACTGGTGGAATTGAACAAATTCGATTTGAGAGTCATTTTCATAACCCATAATCTGATAGGCCAACTTCCGAGCGATAAAAGTCTTCCCTACTCCGGGAGGACCCTGTAAGATGATATTCTTTTTGCGCTTTAGGATTGATATAATTTCCTCAAACTTTCGCCTTGATATAAATGGTTTGTCAGGGTCGTTATCAAAATCATATGGTTTTCTTGTACTACTTTCTAATTTACGCTCTTCGGAAATATTCTTTTGGTCAATAGTCGCCCTGATAATATCATATTCTTCCTCGCTCAAGGAAAAAAGACTCCCTTGGTTATTGATAAAAACTTCACAATTATTGAGGCTTGGGTCACTTTTTAATTCATTCCAGCTTACGGGTACTTCGAGTTTTTCGATAATTTCAAACTCTATGACTTCTCCCTCATCTTCGGATTGGTGAAGCTCCTCAGTAATTTGCATAATAGCCCGAATCTGTTTGGATGGACTACTCTCATAACCAACCATAATATCGCCTGATTTAACCGTCTCGAAATATTTGTAAATCCTCCGTTTGTTACCTTTTTCATTACGTGAGGTATAGGTTTGTCGGTCTCCCACCTTTTGATCACTCAGACTCCAAATAGAAGGATTAGCATTGAGCCACCAATAATTG
Coding sequences within:
- a CDS encoding AAA family ATPase, producing MGDISNAKSREELNERAGLPTDSSSNQTWNTWLFKTAKLGDIVFSNQGVNKVLGIGIITGEYEYHEDDKYPHQREVNWLTTKVYEYKSHTFKDYATLFWPDTFSPTKTWQFIFSEYVRLYPELTGVFDEHNLDYSSVNASIKGPDPEPSEINYWWLNANPSIWSLSDQKVGDRQTYTSRNEKGNKRRIYKYFETVKSGDIMVGYESSPSKQIRAIMQITEELHQSEDEGEVIEFEIIEKLEVPVSWNELKSDPSLNNCEVFINNQGSLFSLSEEEYDIIRATIDQKNISEERKLESSTRKPYDFDNDPDKPFISRRKFEEIISILKRKKNIILQGPPGVGKTFIARKLAYQIMGYENDSQIEFVQFHQSYSYEDFIQGLRITENGATNLRNGIFYDFCQKAHTHKERDFFLIIDEINRGNLSKIFGELLMLIEADKRNSSYAAKLTYAEDEEDTFFVPENLHIIGTMNTADRSLSIIDYALRRRFAFISLEPIFDDNFSAFLETQGVSKSLRDHIHTSVRKVNEVIKKDLNEGFRIGHSYFCTFKNNQNDGDWYQETIEYEIKPLLEEIWFDNSDQVRKMYEILSL
- a CDS encoding N-6 DNA methylase; translated protein: MVKFWIQLADRAVCLCRVPSFRERHRQNSGDVLSIYGQEKVENTVRLCKMNLAVHGLEGDIRSGNSYYENIHDVVAQVRLCDGQSAV
- a CDS encoding type I restriction-modification system subunit M N-terminal domain-containing protein: MPFTCRKHARYDYLLELPEKEDIGQKINEAMEAIEKENPELKDVLPQAVQEIWGSDSERPPEKFLQHW
- a CDS encoding N-6 DNA methylase; translated protein: MRTFTMWWRKFDYVMANPPFNVSGVDKEAIEGDPRYPLGIPSTDNANYLWIQEFYSALNPENGRAGFVMANSAADARHSEMEIRRKLIEEGVVDVIISIGSNFFYTVTLPCTLWFFDKGKRGTDRENKVLFVDARNIYRQIDRAHRDFTRRADRLPGRRFVRRYRGEAMEDTLPMAAEPECRVQRRRQYDYPAGKHERALSEWRVQRHSRPLQSGYH
- a CDS encoding type I restriction-modification system subunit M N-terminal domain-containing protein, producing the protein MTSDTLKDLENRLWEAADNLRANSALSSYEYSTPVLGLIFLRYAWHRFQPVHEELQEKSSSRVTIGPDQL
- the mcrC gene encoding 5-methylcytosine-specific restriction endonuclease system specificity protein McrC, with translation MQIPVENIYFLLCYAWDKLEEKDRVNVSTDGRHDLLELLSQVLINGSRILLKRGLEHDYVSHTQESVGVKGKLEVSKSVKQNSFQRLHAVCNYDEYSADILHNQILITTLFQLLYAVRLDDDLKHDIRRILRRFPRIQIIDLNPVVFDKIKIHRNNRFYEFLLNVCQLIYENQLPNEDEGTWAFSDVTRDEDKMAILFEKFVLNYYKREYSEWDVRGEYIYWNFDVDDDKNLEYLPRMETDITLRKPHEKIIIDTKYYKDTMQRNYDTDKIKSGNLYQLFSYLMHQQDGTERNFRTKGILLYPTISEEYDLEYQYNQHPVEIRTINLNQHWSRDKKRLSSIV